The following are from one region of the Simiduia agarivorans SA1 = DSM 21679 genome:
- a CDS encoding PAS-domain containing protein produces MNSQLILLLAFVYAGLLFLVAWKAERIKKLSPAIKAAMYALSLAVYCSSWTYFAAVGRAAESGWDYLPIYLGPVLLFLFGWPFLRKLSVISQRNRVTSIADFIGSRYGKHQPLAAVVTLLAVIGTLPYIALQLKAVSMAWQTVDSQLPSMTGDLQASNSLIAALIMAWFAILFGTRTLDGPHRHQGMISAIAVESLVKLFSFVLVAWLAMEVLNRYNGGLAAALTQSTSLQSPPSITPNAVTQTLLALAAIICLPRQFHLMFVEHHDRKGLRTARWLLPAYLVAFSLLVVPIALAGQSLFAGTGVNTDELVLQLPISQDRVGITALAFLGGISAATGMVIVAAITLSIMISNELVVPLWLRITHNKGFRAETLAQRLRIVRRLSIAGVLLLGWVLEQLISNDNSLPSIGLISFAAAAQFLPSLVAALYWQRGHRNGVLAGLMGGAAVWFYCLLLPTLLGVNHDWLTAGPGGIQWLAPTQLLGITWFDPLTLGVMLSLSVNIMMFVLVSQFSRFKALDIRQANAFTQLHKRFHSHQQDFDLSGIEVRQLQQVITPLMGEDRARVLWQEFEQSLGHRLLPHDKAPRFILRKVESALAAIVGAVSAHKTMELLRRQQPLQLEDLVSLVGNTSRQVQFGQELLQTTLETIPQGVSVVDQNLQLVAWNSRYEDIFNYPPRLLYVGCPISRVYEFNAARGIFAQSDADLDAAIARRLSWLKDGKAYRLERELPNQVFIEIRGIPLANGGYVTTYTDITEYHRVQSELKQARDQLEDRVAERTAELIESNQSLSRENQLRARVERELSLVHASKSRFLAAASHDMAQPINAARLFVAALEQKARKKGDEDLLKDVRHIGDALVSSEKLIESLREISRLDSGKLVPKREHVSAASLLQPLAHEFRAIAAEKKLQLRTVDTRLWLYTDPQLLRRIVQNFLSNAVNYTRRSPGRPNKLLLGCRRAGNNVWIEVWDTGPGIADNDLQRIFHEFERLPGTQHDAGKGLGLGLSIAQRMAQRLGHAIDVQSWPGHGSCFRVAVPVGEEILHAIKPVDSGSELSGVRVLCIDNEAQIRAGLLALLSQWDCQVTIAPDLGEALGQWRQPSPPDIILADYHLDAGENGLDLLQALELHWQQPLKAIIISADNTDEVCSAVRDSGFTLLNKPVQPAALKAAMRALCS; encoded by the coding sequence ATGAACAGCCAGCTTATCCTGCTTCTGGCTTTTGTCTACGCCGGCCTGTTGTTTCTGGTGGCGTGGAAAGCCGAGCGCATCAAGAAACTATCGCCGGCCATCAAGGCCGCCATGTATGCCCTCTCGCTCGCCGTCTATTGTTCCTCCTGGACCTATTTTGCCGCTGTCGGCCGCGCCGCTGAATCGGGCTGGGATTATTTACCCATCTACCTTGGCCCGGTGCTGCTGTTTTTGTTCGGCTGGCCCTTTCTGCGCAAACTTTCGGTCATCAGCCAGCGCAATCGCGTTACCTCCATCGCCGATTTCATCGGTTCCCGCTACGGCAAACATCAACCACTGGCGGCCGTGGTTACCCTGCTGGCGGTCATAGGTACCCTGCCCTATATCGCCCTGCAGTTGAAGGCGGTGTCCATGGCCTGGCAAACCGTGGACTCCCAGCTACCGTCCATGACCGGCGACCTGCAGGCCAGCAACTCGCTCATCGCCGCGCTGATCATGGCCTGGTTTGCCATTCTCTTCGGCACCCGCACGCTCGACGGCCCGCATCGGCACCAGGGCATGATATCCGCCATCGCGGTCGAATCCTTGGTCAAACTATTCTCGTTCGTGCTGGTGGCCTGGCTCGCCATGGAAGTGCTCAACCGTTACAACGGGGGACTGGCCGCCGCCCTCACCCAAAGCACCAGCCTGCAATCTCCCCCGTCCATTACACCCAATGCTGTCACGCAAACCCTGTTGGCGTTGGCGGCCATCATCTGTTTGCCGCGCCAGTTTCATCTGATGTTCGTTGAGCATCACGATCGCAAGGGTCTGCGTACCGCTCGCTGGTTACTGCCTGCCTATCTGGTGGCGTTCAGTTTGTTGGTAGTCCCTATCGCGTTGGCGGGGCAAAGCCTGTTTGCCGGCACCGGCGTCAACACCGACGAACTGGTGCTGCAGCTGCCGATTTCGCAGGATCGGGTGGGCATCACGGCATTGGCTTTCCTGGGCGGTATTTCGGCGGCAACGGGCATGGTCATTGTGGCAGCCATCACCCTGTCCATAATGATTTCCAATGAATTGGTTGTGCCCTTGTGGTTACGCATCACGCACAACAAGGGCTTCCGTGCGGAAACCCTGGCGCAGCGCCTGCGCATTGTTCGCCGCTTGTCCATTGCCGGCGTCCTGTTACTGGGCTGGGTACTGGAGCAATTGATTTCCAATGACAATTCACTGCCGTCGATCGGTCTCATCAGCTTTGCTGCAGCGGCGCAGTTTTTGCCTTCCCTCGTGGCGGCACTCTATTGGCAGCGCGGCCATCGCAACGGTGTATTGGCGGGATTAATGGGCGGTGCCGCGGTTTGGTTTTACTGCTTATTGTTGCCCACATTACTTGGGGTTAACCACGATTGGCTGACAGCCGGGCCGGGCGGTATTCAATGGCTGGCACCGACCCAACTGCTGGGAATCACCTGGTTTGATCCGTTAACACTGGGTGTTATGTTGTCTCTCTCTGTCAACATCATGATGTTTGTATTGGTATCCCAATTCAGCCGTTTCAAAGCGCTGGACATACGCCAGGCCAATGCCTTCACCCAATTGCACAAACGCTTTCATTCCCATCAGCAGGACTTTGACCTGAGCGGTATCGAGGTGCGGCAATTGCAACAGGTGATCACACCGCTGATGGGCGAAGACCGCGCGCGCGTGTTGTGGCAGGAATTTGAACAAAGCCTAGGGCATCGGTTGTTGCCACACGACAAGGCGCCGCGCTTCATTCTCCGGAAAGTAGAATCCGCACTGGCTGCGATTGTGGGCGCCGTGAGTGCGCACAAAACCATGGAGCTGTTGCGCCGGCAACAGCCATTGCAGTTGGAAGATCTGGTCTCGCTGGTGGGCAACACCTCCCGCCAGGTGCAGTTCGGTCAAGAACTTCTGCAAACAACTCTGGAGACCATTCCACAAGGCGTAAGCGTGGTGGACCAGAACCTGCAGTTAGTGGCCTGGAATTCCCGCTATGAAGACATTTTTAATTATCCGCCCAGGCTGCTTTACGTAGGCTGCCCCATTTCCCGGGTTTATGAATTCAATGCGGCGCGCGGAATTTTCGCGCAGTCCGATGCAGACCTCGATGCCGCAATCGCGCGCAGATTGTCGTGGCTGAAAGATGGAAAAGCCTACCGACTCGAGCGCGAATTGCCCAATCAGGTGTTTATTGAAATCCGCGGCATTCCACTTGCCAACGGCGGCTATGTCACCACCTATACAGACATCACCGAATACCACCGGGTTCAATCCGAGCTGAAACAGGCACGCGATCAATTGGAAGATCGTGTCGCCGAACGCACCGCCGAACTGATAGAGTCAAACCAATCTCTGTCCCGGGAAAACCAGCTGCGCGCCCGGGTTGAACGGGAGCTCAGCCTTGTGCACGCGTCGAAAAGCCGGTTTCTCGCCGCCGCCAGCCACGACATGGCACAGCCTATCAATGCGGCGCGATTGTTTGTCGCCGCGCTTGAACAAAAAGCCCGCAAAAAAGGTGATGAAGACCTGCTCAAAGATGTACGCCATATTGGCGATGCACTGGTATCCAGTGAAAAGCTGATCGAATCTTTGCGGGAAATTTCCCGCCTTGATAGCGGCAAACTGGTACCCAAACGGGAGCATGTATCTGCAGCAAGCCTGTTGCAGCCTTTGGCCCACGAATTCCGCGCCATTGCAGCCGAAAAAAAACTGCAACTCCGAACCGTAGACACCCGATTGTGGCTCTACACCGATCCACAATTATTACGCCGCATTGTGCAGAACTTCCTGTCGAATGCGGTGAACTACACACGACGCTCGCCTGGACGGCCGAACAAATTACTGCTGGGATGCCGCCGCGCAGGAAACAATGTGTGGATTGAAGTGTGGGATACCGGACCGGGCATTGCAGACAATGATCTGCAACGCATTTTTCATGAATTTGAACGCCTGCCCGGCACCCAGCACGATGCCGGCAAGGGACTGGGCCTGGGGCTATCCATCGCCCAACGGATGGCACAGCGTCTGGGCCATGCAATCGACGTTCAATCCTGGCCCGGGCACGGATCCTGTTTCAGAGTGGCAGTGCCGGTAGGCGAAGAAATCCTGCACGCCATCAAACCCGTTGATTCGGGCAGCGAACTCTCGGGCGTGCGGGTGCTGTGTATCGATAACGAAGCGCAAATTCGTGCAGGGCTTCTGGCATTGCTTTCACAATGGGATTGTCAGGTCACTATCGCGCCAGACCTCGGTGAAGCATTGGGCCAATGGAGACAGCCGTCGCCACCGGACATTATTCTGGCGGACTACCACCTGGACGCGGGCGAAAACGGGCTGGACTTGTTACAAGCCTTAGAGCTGCACTGGCAGCAACCCCTCAAAGCCATAATCATCAGCGCAGACAATACGGACGAGGTCTGCAGCGCAGTCCGGGACTCGGGCTTTACTCTGTTGAACAAACCGGTACAGCCAGCAGCACTTAAAGCCGCCATGCGGGCACTGTGCAGCTAG
- a CDS encoding PaaI family thioesterase, whose amino-acid sequence MVRFTPEDGRRLFDLMLTANPGDHFHQLGMALEDVGATTCRISLPWAEHLIGNPDTGVVHGGVLTTMLDTCCGFAAVMAAGLGELCPTMDLRIDYMGAATPGEPLIAEGEAYRVTQHVVFTRGTVYQSDPNRPVAHCVGNFSRLDPALAGPMAQQIAALLGKTEAGA is encoded by the coding sequence ATGGTTAGGTTTACCCCCGAAGATGGCCGACGGCTGTTTGACCTGATGCTCACCGCCAACCCCGGAGATCATTTCCATCAGTTGGGTATGGCGCTTGAAGATGTGGGTGCGACCACCTGCAGGATTAGTTTGCCCTGGGCTGAGCATCTGATCGGCAATCCCGATACAGGCGTGGTGCACGGCGGTGTGCTGACCACCATGCTGGACACCTGCTGTGGCTTCGCCGCGGTAATGGCGGCCGGGCTGGGCGAGTTGTGTCCGACTATGGATCTGCGCATTGATTACATGGGCGCGGCGACGCCGGGCGAGCCCCTGATTGCCGAAGGCGAGGCCTATCGGGTGACGCAACACGTGGTGTTTACCCGGGGCACAGTATACCAATCAGACCCAAACCGGCCGGTGGCGCATTGTGTCGGTAACTTTTCCCGCCTGGACCCCGCATTGGCGGGCCCGATGGCGCAGCAGATTGCCGCTCTGTTGGGTAAAACGGAGGCCGGTGCATGA
- a CDS encoding PaaI family thioesterase, which translates to MTSPFAETVIRARDTGDSRLITQAIPYARMLGLTPAPADSGADFLVPAKRSNVGNPTLPALHGGAIGGFMELSAGVHLLMHMDTLKYPKIVDFSIDYVRAGKLLDTWISCEIVRQGRRLVNMGMVAWQADPEQPIAKARAHFLLSD; encoded by the coding sequence ATGACATCCCCCTTTGCAGAAACCGTGATCAGGGCCCGCGATACCGGCGACAGCCGCCTGATTACGCAAGCCATTCCCTACGCCCGCATGTTGGGTCTGACGCCAGCACCGGCGGATTCCGGTGCTGATTTTCTGGTGCCTGCCAAACGCAGCAACGTGGGTAACCCCACGCTGCCGGCATTGCATGGCGGGGCAATCGGCGGTTTTATGGAGTTGTCCGCCGGCGTCCACCTGTTGATGCACATGGACACGCTCAAATACCCGAAAATCGTGGATTTCTCCATCGACTATGTGCGGGCGGGCAAGTTGCTGGACACCTGGATCAGCTGCGAGATTGTGCGCCAGGGCCGGCGCCTGGTGAATATGGGTATGGTGGCCTGGCAGGCTGACCCCGAACAGCCCATCGCCAAGGCCCGTGCGCATTTTTTGCTCAGCGATTGA
- the htpG gene encoding molecular chaperone HtpG, with amino-acid sequence MSVAANKETRGFQTEAKQLLHLMIHSLYSNKEIFLRELVSNASDAVDKLRFEALSDDSLFEGDSDLRVRVSFDKDAGTLTIADNGIGMSRDEVIENLGTIAKSGTAQFLEKLTGDQKKDAHLIGQFGVGFYSSFIVAKEVEVFTRRAGLDKSQGVHWQCTGEAEFTVEDVELENRGTRIVLHLKDEQLDFADNWRLRSIIKKYSDHISIPVEMQKVDYDVSDDESEKKADAAAPEWEAINSATALWTRSRSDVSDEEYKEFYKHVSHDHSDPLDWSHNRVEGKLDYTSLLYVPARAPFDMYNRDAARGLKLYVQRTFIMDDAEQFLPLYLRFIKGVVDSNDLSLNVSREILQKEANIDAMRSALTKRVLDMLSKMAKNDAEKYATFWKEFGQVLKEGPAEDFANREKIAKLLRFATTHNNTAEQNQSLEDYVARMKPEQKHIYYVAAENFNTAKSSPHLEVFRKKGIEVLLLSDRVDEWLMGHLMDFDGKSFQDVGKGALDLGDLDTEEEKKAQEESAKAHADLIDRVKKALDAHVSEVRVTHRLTESPACLVVGEHDMGAQMRRLLEQAGQKVPDSKPIFEINPEHPLVTKLDQEPDEDRFADLAMVLFDQAHLAEGGHLEDPALYVARLNKLLLELSH; translated from the coding sequence ATGAGCGTAGCGGCCAACAAAGAAACCCGGGGGTTTCAAACCGAAGCCAAGCAACTGTTGCACCTGATGATCCATTCCTTGTATTCGAACAAGGAGATCTTCCTGCGTGAGCTGGTGTCTAACGCGTCGGATGCGGTGGATAAGCTGCGCTTTGAGGCTCTGTCTGACGATAGCCTGTTCGAAGGCGATTCCGACCTGCGTGTGCGGGTAAGCTTTGACAAAGACGCCGGCACCCTCACCATCGCTGACAATGGCATTGGTATGTCGCGCGATGAGGTCATTGAGAATCTGGGCACCATCGCTAAATCGGGGACCGCTCAATTTCTGGAAAAACTCACGGGTGATCAGAAAAAAGACGCGCACCTGATCGGACAGTTTGGTGTGGGTTTTTATTCTTCCTTTATTGTTGCGAAAGAAGTGGAAGTATTTACCCGCCGCGCCGGCCTCGATAAGTCCCAGGGTGTTCACTGGCAATGCACCGGCGAGGCGGAATTCACGGTAGAAGACGTGGAGCTGGAAAACCGCGGCACCCGTATTGTGCTGCACCTGAAAGACGAGCAGCTGGATTTTGCCGATAACTGGCGACTGCGTTCGATCATTAAAAAGTATTCCGATCACATTTCCATCCCGGTGGAAATGCAGAAGGTCGATTATGATGTCTCGGACGATGAGTCTGAGAAAAAAGCCGACGCTGCGGCGCCAGAATGGGAAGCGATCAATAGTGCTACCGCGCTCTGGACCCGCTCGCGTTCCGACGTGTCAGACGAGGAATACAAAGAATTTTACAAGCACGTGTCCCACGACCATTCCGACCCGCTCGACTGGAGCCATAATCGGGTTGAGGGCAAGCTCGATTACACCAGCTTGTTGTACGTGCCGGCGCGCGCGCCTTTCGATATGTATAACCGCGATGCCGCGCGTGGCCTGAAACTTTATGTGCAGCGCACATTTATCATGGATGACGCCGAACAGTTTTTGCCGCTGTACCTGCGTTTCATCAAGGGTGTGGTGGATTCCAACGACCTGTCGCTGAACGTATCGCGCGAAATTCTTCAGAAGGAAGCCAATATTGATGCGATGCGCTCGGCTCTGACCAAGCGCGTACTCGATATGCTGTCGAAAATGGCCAAAAATGACGCTGAGAAATACGCGACATTCTGGAAAGAATTCGGTCAGGTGCTGAAAGAGGGACCGGCAGAAGATTTTGCCAATCGCGAAAAAATTGCCAAGTTGCTGCGGTTTGCCACCACACATAACAACACGGCAGAGCAAAACCAGTCGTTGGAAGATTACGTCGCGCGCATGAAGCCAGAGCAGAAGCATATTTACTATGTGGCGGCCGAGAATTTCAATACAGCCAAGAGTAGTCCACACCTGGAAGTGTTCCGCAAAAAAGGTATCGAAGTCCTGCTGTTGTCCGATCGCGTGGATGAATGGCTGATGGGTCACCTGATGGACTTTGATGGCAAGTCCTTCCAGGATGTGGGTAAGGGCGCGTTGGACCTGGGCGACCTGGATACCGAGGAAGAGAAAAAAGCCCAGGAAGAGAGCGCCAAGGCGCACGCTGACCTGATCGATCGGGTGAAAAAAGCCCTGGATGCCCATGTATCCGAAGTCCGCGTAACGCACCGCCTGACCGAGTCGCCTGCGTGTCTGGTCGTGGGTGAGCACGACATGGGGGCACAGATGCGTCGCCTGTTGGAGCAGGCGGGCCAGAAGGTACCGGACAGTAAGCCGATTTTTGAGATCAACCCCGAACACCCGTTAGTGACCAAGCTGGATCAGGAACCGGATGAAGACCGGTTTGCAGATCTGGCCATGGTGTTGTTCGATCAGGCTCACCTGGCAGAGGGCGGGCACCTGGAAGATCCGGCTTTGTATGTGGCACGCCTGAACAAGCTGTTGTTGGAGCTGAGTCATTAA
- a CDS encoding NAD(P)H-dependent glycerol-3-phosphate dehydrogenase, protein MNAEHQAGQVQPVSEKVRVAVLGGGSFGTAIANISATNGNPTRLWMRDSARAALCQQERENRHYIPGYRFAESLTATADLTAAVGDADIVFVSVPSSGFREVVNQIKPLVRSDALMVSTTKGIEGLGFTLMSEILAECMPGHKIGVLSGPNFAKEIVERQQTGTVIASDHADLIQRVQKTLSSSYFRVYANADRRGVELAGALKNIYAIISGMAYALGAGSNTHAMLITRSLAEMSRLAVQLGANPMTFLGLAGVGDLILTCTSDLSRNYRVGYALGKGEALEDIVASLGQVAEGVNTLQVVAEKAKAMGVYMPLVAGLYAVIFKGIPISEVAHKLMVGEQNTDVEFMGSAS, encoded by the coding sequence ATGAATGCTGAGCATCAGGCCGGTCAGGTGCAGCCGGTAAGCGAGAAGGTGAGGGTGGCGGTGTTGGGTGGCGGCAGTTTTGGTACTGCCATTGCCAATATCAGCGCCACTAACGGCAACCCCACCCGGTTATGGATGCGCGACAGTGCGCGCGCGGCGCTGTGCCAACAGGAGCGGGAAAATCGCCACTATATTCCCGGTTATCGATTTGCCGAATCACTTACCGCCACTGCCGATCTGACTGCTGCCGTGGGTGATGCTGACATCGTGTTTGTTTCGGTGCCCAGTTCCGGGTTCCGCGAAGTGGTCAACCAGATTAAGCCACTGGTGCGCTCCGATGCGCTCATGGTCAGTACTACCAAAGGCATTGAAGGGCTTGGGTTTACACTGATGAGTGAAATACTGGCCGAGTGCATGCCGGGTCACAAAATTGGTGTGCTGAGCGGACCTAATTTTGCCAAAGAGATTGTAGAGCGACAGCAGACCGGTACCGTGATCGCATCGGACCATGCAGACCTGATTCAACGGGTTCAGAAAACCTTGTCTTCCAGCTACTTCCGGGTTTATGCCAATGCAGATCGGCGTGGCGTCGAGCTTGCGGGTGCGCTGAAAAATATTTATGCGATTATTTCCGGGATGGCCTATGCGCTGGGCGCCGGCAGTAATACACATGCCATGTTGATTACCCGTTCACTGGCGGAAATGAGCCGATTGGCGGTACAGTTAGGTGCCAACCCCATGACATTTCTGGGACTGGCGGGCGTGGGTGATCTGATCCTCACGTGCACCAGCGATCTGTCTCGTAATTACCGGGTAGGGTATGCCCTTGGCAAGGGCGAGGCATTGGAGGATATTGTGGCGTCTTTGGGGCAAGTGGCTGAAGGCGTCAATACGCTGCAGGTGGTTGCAGAAAAAGCCAAGGCCATGGGGGTTTATATGCCCTTGGTAGCGGGGCTTTATGCCGTGATTTTCAAAGGAATCCCTATTTCAGAAGTGGCACACAAACTGATGGTTGGGGAACAAAACACTGACGTGGAGTTTATGGGGAGCGCATCATGA
- a CDS encoding DUF4389 domain-containing protein: MSENETGEKIKQNLLTVDHWIRLVYMILFAFVLQIASIVIGAVVILQFIFALVTGSSNTNLRQLGASLTCYISDTLRFLTYNSEDKPFPFSDWPEPPADQDPTA, translated from the coding sequence ATGAGCGAGAACGAAACAGGCGAGAAAATAAAGCAGAACCTGCTGACAGTGGATCACTGGATCCGCTTGGTGTACATGATTCTGTTTGCTTTTGTGTTGCAGATTGCGAGTATCGTGATTGGTGCAGTGGTAATTCTGCAATTCATTTTTGCGTTGGTCACAGGCAGTTCCAATACCAATCTGCGACAGCTGGGCGCCAGCCTGACCTGCTACATCAGCGATACGCTCCGCTTTCTGACCTACAACAGCGAAGATAAACCCTTTCCGTTTTCTGATTGGCCCGAGCCGCCTGCTGATCAAGACCCGACCGCATGA
- the sixA gene encoding phosphohistidine phosphatase SixA: MKLYVLRHGQAAMQAGSDFERPLTRQGEAQVAGQTEKFAGAWSSLSAVYVSPLVRGQQTAAVVAQTLSFSPGVVSTVEWLRPETPLAHVYEQLLHCTGDVLLISHQPLVSTLSAGLAGRSPWQLGMDTASVAVLEGDCVTANGMVLEAVYDAR, encoded by the coding sequence ATGAAGCTCTACGTGCTGCGCCACGGTCAGGCGGCGATGCAGGCAGGGTCTGATTTTGAGCGACCCTTGACCCGCCAGGGGGAAGCGCAGGTTGCAGGGCAAACCGAAAAGTTTGCAGGCGCCTGGTCTTCGCTCAGCGCCGTTTACGTGAGCCCCTTGGTGCGTGGCCAGCAGACCGCGGCGGTGGTGGCGCAGACCTTGTCTTTCTCGCCGGGCGTTGTTTCGACGGTAGAATGGTTGCGACCTGAAACGCCTCTGGCCCATGTCTACGAGCAACTTTTGCACTGCACTGGTGACGTGTTACTCATCAGTCATCAGCCGTTGGTCAGCACCCTGAGTGCAGGTCTGGCTGGCCGCTCACCCTGGCAGCTCGGTATGGATACAGCCAGTGTCGCGGTGCTGGAAGGCGATTGTGTGACCGCCAATGGTATGGTGCTGGAGGCCGTTTATGACGCCCGTTGA
- a CDS encoding alpha/beta fold hydrolase has product MTPVDCRFPLRDGRHLAARHWHKPGRPLVLALHGWLDNCASFDKLAPLLDVSLLALDLAGHGHSSHRSPQGPYHIWDDLLDLDQVIAQLPEAPVGLLGHSRGAIISTLYASARPEQVPLLWLIDGIFPEPVEADGTPAQLRKALDEFPRHANRRFAVYDSVAAAASVRQEGMFPVGPDAALALAERGTQQVEQGYSWRADPVLLAPSMLKLTRAQMLSFLQSVRSRGLLIVASEGLPRFFPTVVSSVCELNVIRVEQLDGSHHLHMEAPAAEVAALFNRELEHHLK; this is encoded by the coding sequence ATGACGCCCGTTGACTGCCGGTTTCCCCTGCGTGATGGCCGCCACCTCGCGGCCCGGCATTGGCACAAGCCCGGTCGGCCGTTAGTGCTGGCGTTGCATGGCTGGTTGGACAACTGCGCCAGTTTCGATAAATTGGCGCCCTTGCTCGATGTGTCCTTGTTGGCGCTGGATCTGGCGGGCCACGGCCATAGCAGCCACCGTTCTCCTCAGGGCCCTTATCACATCTGGGACGACCTGCTGGATCTGGATCAGGTGATTGCCCAGTTGCCCGAAGCCCCCGTGGGTCTGTTGGGCCATTCGCGTGGCGCAATTATCAGCACTTTGTACGCGTCGGCTCGACCAGAACAGGTACCCTTGCTGTGGTTGATTGACGGCATTTTTCCGGAGCCCGTTGAAGCCGATGGTACACCGGCACAATTGCGTAAAGCGTTGGACGAATTTCCCCGTCACGCCAACCGCCGCTTTGCGGTTTACGATTCGGTGGCTGCTGCCGCCAGTGTGCGCCAGGAAGGTATGTTCCCTGTAGGGCCTGACGCCGCGTTGGCGCTGGCTGAACGCGGTACTCAACAGGTAGAGCAGGGTTATTCATGGCGTGCCGATCCGGTATTGTTGGCGCCGTCCATGTTGAAACTGACGCGCGCCCAGATGCTATCGTTTCTCCAATCCGTACGATCCCGGGGGCTGTTGATTGTGGCCAGTGAGGGATTGCCGCGGTTTTTCCCCACCGTAGTGAGCTCGGTGTGTGAATTAAACGTAATCAGAGTGGAGCAGTTGGATGGCAGTCATCACCTTCACATGGAAGCGCCTGCAGCGGAGGTTGCGGCACTGTTCAACCGCGAATTGGAGCACCACCTCAAGTGA
- a CDS encoding DUF4892 domain-containing protein translates to MLNGNARFWRVSWLGLLAAGMSMAVQAALDLPVPDNVRVVYQTQVEAPDYVLVLGTYRRINNEWRIQNQSRVTGILLSKTLEFPRNSSERSAYVQLRDAIPAERRRELFSCQGLLCGSSNAWANTHFKKATLYGIDANQSYGVYETISESGQQIFTVIYTTQRGNGSVFAQVDRLQSLAQTSQALVTPAASIANSLAETGAFNVPLRSKDDHWVLGADQARELVEFINDQPTRTLVLVGHWDEPGEASVVRSSALAERILADLKTRGLKREVLVLGVGNRAPAGREVAPARVVLVRN, encoded by the coding sequence ATGCTTAATGGTAACGCCCGCTTCTGGCGCGTTAGTTGGCTTGGGTTGTTGGCTGCGGGCATGTCAATGGCAGTGCAGGCGGCACTCGATTTGCCGGTGCCCGATAATGTGCGCGTGGTTTATCAGACTCAGGTAGAAGCCCCGGATTATGTTTTGGTGCTGGGTACCTACCGGCGTATCAACAACGAATGGCGCATACAGAATCAATCGCGCGTGACCGGCATATTGTTGAGCAAAACCCTGGAGTTTCCGCGCAACAGTTCAGAGCGTTCCGCTTACGTCCAACTGCGCGATGCGATACCGGCGGAGCGGCGCCGGGAGTTGTTTTCCTGTCAGGGGCTTTTGTGTGGCAGCAGCAATGCCTGGGCGAACACGCATTTCAAAAAAGCCACGCTTTATGGCATCGATGCCAATCAGTCCTACGGCGTGTATGAAACCATCAGCGAGTCGGGGCAGCAGATTTTTACTGTGATCTACACCACCCAGCGGGGCAACGGTAGCGTGTTTGCGCAAGTGGATCGATTGCAGTCGCTGGCGCAAACCAGTCAGGCGCTGGTCACGCCAGCAGCCTCCATAGCCAACAGCCTGGCGGAGACCGGTGCATTTAATGTGCCCTTGCGGTCAAAAGACGATCATTGGGTGCTGGGCGCAGATCAGGCGCGTGAGCTGGTTGAGTTTATCAATGATCAACCCACCCGGACGCTGGTGTTGGTAGGGCATTGGGATGAGCCGGGTGAGGCGTCGGTGGTACGCAGTTCGGCATTGGCCGAGCGTATTCTGGCAGACCTGAAAACCCGTGGCCTCAAGCGTGAAGTGTTGGTGCTGGGGGTTGGAAACAGGGCGCCGGCGGGCAGGGAAGTGGCGCCGGCCAGGGTGGTGCTGGTGCGCAATTAG
- the folE gene encoding GTP cyclohydrolase I FolE has protein sequence MKEQFAQIISAIGEDLNRPGLQDTPARAAKAFEFLTRGYHQDLDEVINGALFPSDSSEMIIVKDIELYSMCEHHLLPFIGKAHVAYIPTGKVLGLSKVARIVDMFARRLQIQEQLTVQIAETIKSVTGAEGVGVIVEAKHMCMMMRGVEKQNSAMKTSAMLGSFRDEHATRAEFLSLIR, from the coding sequence ATGAAAGAGCAGTTCGCACAGATCATCAGCGCCATTGGCGAAGACTTGAACCGACCCGGCCTGCAGGACACACCGGCCAGGGCAGCCAAGGCGTTCGAATTCCTGACCCGCGGCTACCATCAGGATCTGGATGAAGTCATTAATGGCGCGCTGTTCCCGTCCGATTCCAGCGAGATGATTATCGTCAAAGACATCGAACTTTACTCCATGTGCGAACACCACCTGCTGCCGTTCATCGGCAAAGCGCATGTAGCCTATATCCCCACCGGTAAAGTACTTGGGTTGTCAAAAGTGGCGCGCATTGTGGATATGTTTGCCCGTCGCCTGCAGATTCAGGAACAACTGACGGTTCAGATTGCGGAAACCATTAAATCTGTTACCGGCGCAGAAGGTGTTGGCGTGATCGTTGAAGCCAAACATATGTGCATGATGATGCGCGGAGTGGAGAAACAGAATTCCGCGATGAAGACGTCGGCAATGCTCGGCTCCTTCCGCGATGAACACGCGACCCGGGCCGAATTTCTGAGCCTGATCCGGTAG